TCCGAGGCGTTCCATCAGAATCTTGGGTGCTGTGGTGTTCGTACCGACATCAATGCCCACGTGGCACATAATGCCGATGAAACTAAGCAGAACGATGGGTTTGCCCAGTAGTTTGATGCAGTCGATGAATGAACTTGGCTTGCCTTCGATGGGTTCTTCTTCAATGGGTGTGCAGAAGAGAAGCAAGGTGGCGAGGATTCCGATGATAAGATAAATAGGGAACAGTATGCGCCAACCGAGACCGAAGAAGGAATCGGTCATATCTGTTCCCCACATTGCTATATAAGGGGCGAGGAATGAGGCGATAGCCTTTACGAACTGTCCGAATGTGAAAGTGGAAGCAAGGTTGCCTCCTTTCAATACGGTAATTACGAGTGGATTCAAGGAGGTCTGCATCAAAGCGTTTCCAATGCCAAGCAGGGAGAACGAAATGAGCATCAGTTCGTATGAATTGCCAAAAATAGGTGATAATAATGAGAATACGGTAACGATGAGACTGAGCAAAACAGTCTTCTTGCGTCCGATTTTATTCATCAGCATTCCCGTTGGAATGGAGAAAATCAAGAACCAGAAGAATACCAAGGATGGAAATACGTTGGCCGTGGCATCCGAGAGTCCGAGGTCCTTCTGTACAAAGTTGGATGCAATGCCTACAAGGTCTACAAAGCCCATTGCAAAGAAGCAGAACATCACAGGGATAATGGATAGTTTGTTGGTTTTCGACATAATATTCAAATGTTGTTAGGATTCAGTAAATGATTTTTGTTTCGACTGCAAATTTAGCTTGCAATCGATGCAATCGGTGTAAAATTCCGTTCATTTGATGTAAGATATTGTTATTTTGCTCAGTTCTTGCACCTAATGAACGGAAAATTACATTACTTCAACTGATAGATTTTGGTCTTGCAGCCTGTTGCTGTGAGCTTGTTGTAAGGTTCGTTGGGGAACACGAGGTTTGTCATTGCCATTTTTCCGTCTGCATCGAATGCCTCGATGCTGTTGTGGTCTATGAATATCAATACAGATTTCAGCGTTCCATAGGTAGGTGCCACGGTTACTGTCTTGAACTCATTGCTGAAGTCGGTCTGTCCGCTGTTGTTGCGGTCCATTGCGAATGTTTCTTTCTTTGCGTCGTATGTCATCACTACCTTTTCGCCCTTTGCGTTGGAAAGTGTGATGGTTGCGCCGTGCTTCAGGTTGTTGGCTTCGATGTAGCAGGTAGCTGTGAGCTTGTTGTCGGGCTTTGAGGCGAAGGCATTGAACACTTCAGGCGAGGGTTTCGTGGTAAGATAGCTCTCGCCTTTGTAGCTGAACAGTCCGAGGTCGCGTGGCAAGCCATTGGCAGAACGGAACTGCTTGGTCGGAACCTGATTGGCATACTGCCAGTTGCTCATCCAAGGAAGCACCACGTGGCGGCCGTCAGGGGCGTTGTTGAATGATACGGTGGCATAGTGGTCCTTGCCGTAATCCATCCATTTGGTTGTGGTCGGTGCGCTTTCACAGGTAAACTTGTGTCCGTCGAAGTCTCCGACGAAATATTGTGCTGCGCTGCCACCGAAAGGTCCGCCGGGATTGATGTTGCAGATGAGCACCCATTTGCCGCCGATGTTTATCAGGTCGGGACATTCCCACACGCCGGCGTGGCTTCCGTAGCCTTCTCCGAAGGTGCTTTCAAGTGTCCAGTCCTTCAGATTTGTCGAACTGCGAATCTCCATCTGCTGTCCGGCTGCAAGAATCATTATCCACTTTTGAGTCTCTTCGTGCCAGAATATGTTTGGATCGCGGAAGTCGGGAAGGTTTGAGGTAATGACAGGATTGGCTTCATACTTGGTAAAGGTCATTCCGTTGTCGGTGCTGTAAGCCATACTCTGGGTTTGTGCTGCGCCTGCTGAGGTGTAATACGACACGATTGCGCCCTTGCCGAAGCCTGCTGTGTTTTTGTTATCCACGACGCTGCTGCCGCTGAAAATGGTTCCGATGGCATCTGGCTGGATAGCTTCACCTTCAAATTTCCAGTTGATGAGGTCAGTCGATGTGCTGTGTCCCCACGTCATATTCTCCCACTGTGAGCCGTAGGGATTGTATTGAAAGTACAGATGCCATACGCCGTCTTTGTGGAACATTCCATTGGGATCGTTCATCCAGCCCCACAGAGGAGTATGATGATAGGCTGAGCGATACTTCTCACGGTTTGAAGTGTCGAAAGTGTCAGACGTTTTCATTTCATTCCAACAGGCATAATCCTTTATTTCGCTCGTCTTTCTCTTCTCTCCGTGGAATTGGATATCGAGCAGAACGTCGTCTCCAAACTCGTTCAGGTTCAGAGGAACGCTGTAATCGGTTCTGTTGATGGCCAGTTTGCAGTTGAATTCTTTTACAACTTTGTTGTTCTTGATTACACGAATGTGGCTGTAATCAACTGTTTCTTCAACTGGCAGCAGAAGATATTTTTGCTGTGTCTGCACTCTTTTCATTACGTGTGAATCACTTAAAAATGAGTTTTGTGCCACTGCCGGAGTGAGCAGTACGGAGAGCGACAGTCCCATTGTCGCCAATAAGGCTTTCTTGCTTATCATAATGGATTGTTGTTAATATTTAAGTTTTATGGTGCAAATCTACTGAAAAAGATGAAATGCGGCTATATCAAATCTTCCAATCGCTGCAACTTTTGTTGCAACGCCGAGATTTGCACGCCCGGAATGTGGTTCAGAATGTAGTATGCTATTCTTTCTGGCGCAATGTTCGTCCCTCAATGTGTGTAAGTTGAGGGATGGATATTAAGGAGTGAGGGAAAGAAAACAAGGAGAGGATGGAATAAGGAAGTGAGGAACAGGTAAAAAACAACAAGGGAACAAATAGACTCGTAAATTACTTTTATCTTAGTAAATACTTGTAAACTTGTTCCCTCGGCAACTTGTTATCGCTTTTCCTATCTGGTCTTCAGATATTCGAGAGCGTTGTGTGCCATCTTTTCGATGTTATCCTGATATTGGTTGTTTTTAGGGTGCGCACTTACGTCTGCTGTTCCGTCAGCATTTCTTAGTGAAAATTCGCATCCACCGTTTCCTATACAGATAATGGTTCCCTTGAAATCTGAATTGCCCTGCTGTGCTTCCCAAACGTTGAGTTGGGAAATGTAGGCTGTCTGACTGTCCCAAGTCCCCAATGGATAGATACCGTAGGTTTGTGTCAATGCGTTGTAGCAGTTCTCGTCCTGATTGCCAAAACCAGTAAGCGTGGCAGGGAGATTAAAATAGAGACAATTGTGGTCTTCTGTCCATCCCGGACCCTTTACTGCAAGCAGTTTGGTACCGTTGGCTCCGTTTTCAATGTTCAGTCCACGATAAATCGGATGAGTAGAGAAATCTGCCGAGAATTTTCCGCCGGGATTGGCAGAGACGGCCATCTTCCACGTGTCGCCGTTGCTGCTCCCCAGTCCGAAGCTGAATGTGTGGTCGTTTCCTTGCAGCATCGTCTTGTCTATACGGCCGAGGTCGCCTATGAACGGAGTTGCGTGGCTCCATAGGAGCATACTTCCTCCGGCCTTATACCATTCTCTGATGAATGGAGTGGCAGCCTGAACGCTTGCAGGCATATTCCATACGTCGTTTTCGGTAACACCTTCGAGGTCGCGCAACCAGAAGAGCACACGATATTCCTCGATGTCGGCAGCACTTGCAATGCTGCTGAACGGGACAAAGGAGCCGTTTGGATACTGTTCGTGGAACCAAAGCCACGCCGATGCTTCGTCGTCGTCGCCATTAGAAACCAATTCCGAAGGAGAATTGTAGATGGAGAGGAAGCCGATGGCAGTCTTTCCGATATGCAGGGAAGCAGTTGTTGGGAGCGATGCTCCTTCGGCGTTCTTAGCTACGATGGTTACAGTCCAGTCCTCGTTGTAGCGCACGTCTGTGATGGTGTATTCAGTCTGAGATACCGGTAGCGTTTCGGTTATGATTCTGCCGTTTCCGTTGGTTGCCGTGAAGAGGATGGAAGTGGCATTGGCAGGTGCGTTCCAAATTACTTTTGCATCATATCCTGAAGCTTTCTCAATCTGTGAGAGCGAAAGACCGGTAACGCTGGCTGCACCCGGACGTGTATAGCTCTTGATGACACCAGAAGAAAGGTTGGTTCCATCAGACACCTTGAACACAAATTCGTAAGCCACGCCCGTAGGTACTGATTTCTGTGTGTAGCTTGTTCCGTTTACGATTTCAGCAGCGTAGAAAGTGCCATTGCGGTAGACAGCAACCTGCATCGTTTGTCCTTCTTTCAGTGCTGGCCATGTGAGAACATAGTCGTCGCCTTGCAACTGTCCTGAAATATTCTCTGCTTCTACGGGAGCGAGAATCATATCAGCACGGTCTATATCATTGTCCTGACAAGAGGAGAGAAACATTGTCAGCATAAGAAGCAATGCCGTTGCCACTCCTTTTGAGAACTGCACGTTCTTGATTTCATTGATGATAGTATTCATATTATTATTGTTTTTCTGTTGGATTGTAAAAGCCCCGGATTGGATATATCCGCAACCGGGGTTCTTTACTTTTATTATTAATAACCCTTGTTCTGCTTGTAGAGTCCGGGAACGTAGTACAACTGATTGTAAGGAATCGGGTAGAACTCGTTCTTTTCAGGAGTGTAGTGAGCGTCCTTGTAATACTGACCGTATTTCTGGCCGTCGTAAACGTCGTTCTGCTCCTTTTCAAAGTAAGCGTTGAGTGTTTTTGAAGCCATACCCCAACGGCGCAGGTCAAAGTAACGGCTGCCCTCCATACCCAATTCAAGACGGCGTTCCCAACGGAGACACTGGCGTGCCTGTTCCTTTGTCTGGAAGTAAGAAGCCGGATAAAGCTCAATGCTGCACTGATTGTCGGCATAGCCGATGTGCTTCGCAATAGAGTTCTTTGCACGCTGACGGATGTCGTTGATAATCGTGCGGGCTTCTTCCAGTCTGTTTGACTCTATCAATGCCTCGGCGCGCATCAGCATTACATCCGTGTAGCGGAATACATAGTCGTTCATAGCAAATGCCTGCCAAGGAGTGTTGAATGTTTCGCCCTTTGAACGCTGTGGCACTTCCTTCATAGAGCAGTAGTAACCATAGGTGTTAGGGTTTCGGCTGTTCTCCTTTGTCAGTGTGTACTGGCTTTCATACTTGTAAGGGAATGTAGGCATACCCACGGTGTGGAAGAGTCTCGGATCCCACTTCTGGCTGTTTGCTGCGCCGTTTACAGGATAGTCAATACTGTCGTCATATCCGTTGAAATCAGGAAGGCCGTTTACGGTCTTGAAAGCATTTACGAAATCCTGTGAGGGCTTATGGAAATCCCATCCTCCCGACCAGATTCCCCATACACCGTTCAGCATATTGCTCCAGTTTGCGCGGCCGTAGACGGTGTTGTCGTCCTGATAGTCGGAATGCTGCACTGCAAAGATGCTTTCCTTTGAGTTCTTGTGCTCGGGGAGGAAAATGTCTCCGTAGTCTTCAAGATAGCCATATTTCGAGTTCTTTACCACAT
The Prevotella sp. HUN102 genome window above contains:
- a CDS encoding MFS transporter, whose amino-acid sequence is MSKTNKLSIIPVMFCFFAMGFVDLVGIASNFVQKDLGLSDATANVFPSLVFFWFLIFSIPTGMLMNKIGRKKTVLLSLIVTVFSLLSPIFGNSYELMLISFSLLGIGNALMQTSLNPLVITVLKGGNLASTFTFGQFVKAIASFLAPYIAMWGTDMTDSFFGLGWRILFPIYLIIGILATLLLFCTPIEEEPIEGKPSSFIDCIKLLGKPIVLLSFIGIMCHVGIDVGTNTTAPKILMERLGMELDEAAFATSLYFIFRTIGCLTGSFFLRTINNRLFFAISITMMAMSMAGLYIGESKTILYIAIALVGYGNSNVFSMVLARALQSLPDKQNEVSGLMIMGLFGGTIFPLFMGFASDAIGQIGAVIVMAIGVAYLFTYIPKVK
- a CDS encoding DUF4980 domain-containing protein, whose product is MISKKALLATMGLSLSVLLTPAVAQNSFLSDSHVMKRVQTQQKYLLLPVEETVDYSHIRVIKNNKVVKEFNCKLAINRTDYSVPLNLNEFGDDVLLDIQFHGEKRKTSEIKDYACWNEMKTSDTFDTSNREKYRSAYHHTPLWGWMNDPNGMFHKDGVWHLYFQYNPYGSQWENMTWGHSTSTDLINWKFEGEAIQPDAIGTIFSGSSVVDNKNTAGFGKGAIVSYYTSAGAAQTQSMAYSTDNGMTFTKYEANPVITSNLPDFRDPNIFWHEETQKWIMILAAGQQMEIRSSTNLKDWTLESTFGEGYGSHAGVWECPDLINIGGKWVLICNINPGGPFGGSAAQYFVGDFDGHKFTCESAPTTTKWMDYGKDHYATVSFNNAPDGRHVVLPWMSNWQYANQVPTKQFRSANGLPRDLGLFSYKGESYLTTKPSPEVFNAFASKPDNKLTATCYIEANNLKHGATITLSNAKGEKVVMTYDAKKETFAMDRNNSGQTDFSNEFKTVTVAPTYGTLKSVLIFIDHNSIEAFDADGKMAMTNLVFPNEPYNKLTATGCKTKIYQLK
- a CDS encoding DUF4960 domain-containing protein; its protein translation is MNTIINEIKNVQFSKGVATALLLMLTMFLSSCQDNDIDRADMILAPVEAENISGQLQGDDYVLTWPALKEGQTMQVAVYRNGTFYAAEIVNGTSYTQKSVPTGVAYEFVFKVSDGTNLSSGVIKSYTRPGAASVTGLSLSQIEKASGYDAKVIWNAPANATSILFTATNGNGRIITETLPVSQTEYTITDVRYNEDWTVTIVAKNAEGASLPTTASLHIGKTAIGFLSIYNSPSELVSNGDDDEASAWLWFHEQYPNGSFVPFSSIASAADIEEYRVLFWLRDLEGVTENDVWNMPASVQAATPFIREWYKAGGSMLLWSHATPFIGDLGRIDKTMLQGNDHTFSFGLGSSNGDTWKMAVSANPGGKFSADFSTHPIYRGLNIENGANGTKLLAVKGPGWTEDHNCLYFNLPATLTGFGNQDENCYNALTQTYGIYPLGTWDSQTAYISQLNVWEAQQGNSDFKGTIICIGNGGCEFSLRNADGTADVSAHPKNNQYQDNIEKMAHNALEYLKTR
- a CDS encoding RagB/SusD family nutrient uptake outer membrane protein, producing MKLKYIIFAATFGLMTTSCSDFIDVDPQGVVDEKKANESPEEMVHSAYAMLGNDWYSYPFNLWPYGDMASDDCLKGGSGTTDTGYHPMEIWSTLTSRPGEFDELWFHLYEAVSRCNRALVALETSGEKELGAERTTQRVAEVKFLRAHFYYKLLQMFRQVPWIDEEVYKNKTSEKTTNTEFTYEELFGKVIKDFEEAYNNLPVEQKDGGRANKIAAASYLAKCYLNLAYGDGYESTTGYDHINSQYIAKVIEYTDVVKNSKYGYLEDYGDIFLPEHKNSKESIFAVQHSDYQDDNTVYGRANWSNMLNGVWGIWSGGWDFHKPSQDFVNAFKTVNGLPDFNGYDDSIDYPVNGAANSQKWDPRLFHTVGMPTFPYKYESQYTLTKENSRNPNTYGYYCSMKEVPQRSKGETFNTPWQAFAMNDYVFRYTDVMLMRAEALIESNRLEEARTIINDIRQRAKNSIAKHIGYADNQCSIELYPASYFQTKEQARQCLRWERRLELGMEGSRYFDLRRWGMASKTLNAYFEKEQNDVYDGQKYGQYYKDAHYTPEKNEFYPIPYNQLYYVPGLYKQNKGY